In Tribolium castaneum strain GA2 chromosome 4, icTriCast1.1, whole genome shotgun sequence, one DNA window encodes the following:
- the LOC103315225 gene encoding uncharacterized protein LOC103315225 produces the protein MGITIIADVALYHVQQNLGGFLGDIWQLIESTLGFTSNVSSVYYDTGLEIITSGHADVMLAPVVAKRGLLNVMYSQPYFYNCWRYQLFVKRPEAKASSSSYLKTFDTKLWFVTAIIFAVLTMAIWMTTKFLNRVCKIEPTLSAPSCLLAITSGFINQGLNQPSITLFTPYFIAKLSQLPDMRQANRICVSGFDLKLSSYSGRMQVMFALILGVVLYSAMNAVLVAQLAVFDIPFPFKSLDDIANKRTHSLCLRSNSFVYNNFTNQNREIFPRWRGILNVRNCLDITSQENLSAILCNEDLVILENRAVMEMILKNYDLPCEIMSNQERLFQTGNSFLLSKSFKHKKLIDNMVKKMRSTGILQRLEYIWIRREKLENINLPQSPQVTLDHVKGILVMYSAMIVMSLLVLTIENFYSRYSRFREFVK, from the exons ATGGGAATTACTATCATTGCAGATGTTGCCTTATATCACGTCCAGCAAAACTTGGGCGGATTTTTGGGGGATATTTGGCAACTGATTGAGTCTACCTTGGGCTTTAC GAGTAATGTATCGTCCGTTTATTACGACACAGGATTAGAGATAATTACCTCAGGACACGCTGATGTCATGCTAGCGCCTGTGGTCGCTAAGCGGGGACTCTTAAACGTGATGTATTCCCAACCTTATTTTTACAACTG ttggagGTATCAGCTGTTCGTAAAAAGACCTGAAGCGAAAGCTTCATCATCGTCGTACCTGAAGACTTTTGATACTAAACTCTGGTTCGTAACTGCGATCATATTTGCGGTTCTAACAATGGCAATTTGGATGACGACCAAgtttttgaacagagtttgcAAAATCGAACCGACACTTTCAGCGCCGTCGTGTTTACTGGCCATCACCTCGGGATTCATCAACCAAGGTCTGAACCAGCCATCGATCACACTTTTTACTCCATATTTCATAGCGAAATTGTCGCAATTACCTGACATGCGACAAGCTAatcga ATATGCGTTTCAGGTTTCGATCTAAAATTGTCAAGTTACTCCGGGCGAATGCAAGTGATGTTTGCTTTAATCCTAGGCGTGGTGCTATACTCGGCAATGAATGCCGTTTTAGTTGCTCAACTGGCTGTTTTTGACATTCCCTTTCCATTCAAATCATTGGATGACATCGCCAACAAGCGCACACATTCGCTTTGTCTGCGATCAAACAGCTTCGTCTACAATAACTTTACG AACCAAAATAGAGAAATATTTCCTCGGTGGCGCGGAATATTGAACGTTCGCAACTGCTTGGATATAACCTCTCAGGAGAATCTATCTGCAATTTTGTGTAACGAGGATCtggtaattttagaaaatcgaGCCGTGATGGAGAtgatattgaaaaattatgatCTACCGTGTGAGATAATGAGCAACCAGGAGAGATTATTCCAGACGGGAAATTCATTTTTGTTGTCGAAGAGcttcaaacacaaaaaattaatcgacAACAT GGTCAAAAAAATGAGAAGCACCGGGATTCTGCAAAGACTGGAATATATTTGGATAAGGAGGGAGAAATTAGAGAACATAAATTTGCCGCAATCACCCCAAGTCACTCTGGACCATGTTAAGGGAATTTTAGTCATGTATTCCGCAATGATTGTGATGAGTCTCCTAGTGTTGACTATCGAGAATTTCTACTCCCGCTATTCTCGCTTTCGCGAATTTGTAAAGTAA
- the LOC661830 gene encoding uncharacterized protein LOC661830 isoform X1: MEKTGGKFVLEWETHSKQISRGLCMLMERQCLVDIAVCCGSNTLHAHKCVLAASSSYFKEHLENKAIEQVVINGLDFAVMKSLIEFMYSGECAFSEDHLKYFIAAVKFFKITALESIFAENEYQNISADEVCIPPPQFICKPPKYPTVYKPFSNASLPPKINYALSNVYGQHKFKRKCLGSEAEKACAKEAQASRIALANLRKVMASTPQVHSFIVEESFNETTVENFIPNVEENFVENIHDVQFVNGNAPPATANGKPLSVIPVSNTQSLTADKIKHILGNDEVEIMFQTSDGNFVNVSDEVLLNLSKGGLQYQVVDENGHIGEIQELKTLDSENGPKDDQDLKTETFDLKIIKNPDEIDKIAKAMPEEYIDPNFSSAACNKTNMESLQLHTSFNEDLYENSFHMQSAEMFEPENLSMHSDLMADNAMEFESDLKYKYLTSKINNTHDTINFDEHIITKIDSMSEDPLRDTNEVLVMETDTTKSPQNKSSLKFTPDMFFTTLPANACTEDKSKIPAVNDVAE, translated from the exons ATGGAGAAAACTGGTGGAAAGTTCGTTTTAGAATGGGAAACTCATTCAAAACAGATCTCCAGAGGCTTGTGTATGTTGATGGAGAGGCAATGTCTAGTGGATATTGCCGTCTGTTGTGGGAGTAATACGTTGCATGCGCATAAATGTGTATTGGCCGCCAGTAGTAgctattttaaa GAGCATCTTGAAAATAAGGCTATTGAACAAGTTGTaataaatggcttagatttcGCTGTCATGAAGTCATTAATTGAATTTATGTACTCGGGGGAATGCGCTTTTTCTGAGGATCATCTCAAGTACTTTATTGCCGCTGTTAAGTTTTTCAAGATCACTGCGTTGGAAAGCATTTTTGCCGAAAATGAATACCAAAATATATCAG CGGATGAAGTGTGCATACCCCCTCCGCAATTTATATGTAAACCCCCCAAGTACCCAACCGTTTACAAACCTTTTTCCAACGCATCCCTGcctccaaaaataaattatgctTTAAGTAACGTGTACGGGCAACATAAATTCAAACGAAAGTGCCTTGGGAGCGAAGCTGAAAAAGCATGCGCCAAAGAGGCCCAAGCGAGTCGCATTGCTTTGGCTAATTTGCGAAAAGTTATGGCGAGCACACCGCAAGTTCACTCCTTTATCGTCGAGGAGTCTTTCAATGAAACGACCGTCGAGAATTTTATCCCTAACGTAGAGGAGAACTTCGTTGAAAACATTCACGACGTGCAATTTGTTAATGGAAACGCGCCCCCAGCGACCGCCAACGGCAAACCCCTCAGCGTTATCCCGGTCTCCAACACCCAGAGCCTCACCGCGGACAAGATCAAGCACATTTTGGGCAACGACGAGGTGGAAATTATGTTCCAAACGAGCGACGGCAACTTCGTCAACGTCTCCGACGAGGTTTTGCTCAACTTGTCGAAAGGGGGGCTCCAGTACCAGGTGGTCGACGAAAACGGCCACATTGGCGAGATCCAGGAGCTGAAGACCCTTGACAGCGAGAATGGCCCTAAAGACGACCAGGATTTAAAAACGGAGACCTTCGACctcaaaatcattaaaaatccAGACGAAATCGATAAAATCGCCAAAGCAATGCCCGAAGAATACATTGACCCGAACTTTTCCAGTGCCGCTTGTAATAAAACCAACATGGAGTCGCTCCAATTGCACACAAGTTTTAACGAGGATCTGTACGAAAACAGTTTTCACATGCAAAGTGCGGAAATGTTCGAGCCGGAAAATCTTAGCATGCATTCAGATTTGATGGCGGATAATGCAATGGAGTTTGAGAGCGATTTGAAATACAAATACTTGACTTCGAAAATTAATAACACTCACGATACTATCAACTTTGACGAGCACATCATAACAAAGATCGACAGTATGAGCGAAGATCCTTTGCGTGATACTAATGAAGTGTTGGTTATGGAGACGGATACGACGAAAAGCCCACAGAATAAATCATCTTTGAAGTTTACACCGGACATGTTTTTTACCACGCTACCAGCTAATGCGTGTACTGAAGATAAATCGAAGATTCCTGCTGTGAATGACGTTGcggaatag